From Geovibrio ferrireducens, one genomic window encodes:
- the mqnE gene encoding aminofutalosine synthase MqnE, with the protein MYDLFKEDFLVTGEKADMLRQKMWGKKVFYVNNLHINYTDICVSKCRFCAFAKDEGDETAVFMDVDDIIKYVAAKAPSASELHIVGGLHPSKKFSYYTDMVKGLKTAFPEKTIKGFSAVEIDYFASISGLSLTEVLRNLKNAGLEMMPGGGAEIFEPRVRKEICPEKIPAERWLEVHETAHREGIFTNATMLYGHIETGEDKMRHLEKIRELQEKTGGFLAFIPLSFHPQNTFLSHIKPSTGMDDLMTVAVSRLVLDNVPHIKAYWVMLGEKTAQVALRFGADDLDGTIIKENITHAAGATSSAGLTEDELKNMIISAGLEPVKRDAFYRTIS; encoded by the coding sequence ATGTACGATCTTTTCAAAGAAGATTTTCTGGTTACGGGCGAAAAAGCCGATATGCTCCGGCAGAAGATGTGGGGCAAAAAGGTTTTTTATGTCAATAACCTCCATATAAACTACACTGACATATGCGTGAGTAAGTGCCGCTTCTGCGCCTTTGCCAAGGATGAAGGCGATGAAACAGCCGTGTTCATGGATGTGGATGACATTATAAAATATGTCGCCGCCAAGGCTCCGAGCGCAAGCGAGCTTCATATTGTCGGCGGTCTGCACCCTTCAAAAAAATTCAGCTACTACACAGATATGGTAAAAGGGCTGAAAACCGCTTTCCCCGAAAAAACGATCAAAGGGTTCAGCGCGGTTGAAATAGACTATTTTGCGTCCATATCCGGGCTTTCTCTGACTGAAGTGCTGAGAAATCTTAAAAACGCAGGGCTTGAAATGATGCCGGGCGGCGGGGCTGAGATATTTGAACCGAGGGTGCGTAAAGAGATATGCCCTGAAAAAATACCTGCGGAAAGATGGCTTGAGGTGCATGAAACAGCCCACAGGGAAGGGATTTTCACCAACGCCACCATGCTCTACGGTCACATTGAAACCGGAGAGGACAAGATGCGCCATCTTGAAAAAATCCGTGAACTTCAGGAGAAAACGGGCGGCTTTCTGGCATTTATACCCCTTTCTTTCCACCCGCAGAACACTTTCCTGAGCCATATAAAACCCTCAACAGGCATGGACGACCTCATGACAGTGGCTGTCAGCCGCCTTGTTCTGGACAATGTGCCCCACATAAAAGCATACTGGGTTATGCTGGGCGAGAAGACAGCACAGGTCGCCCTCCGTTTCGGCGCGGATGACCTTGACGGAACCATAATAAAAGAGAACATTACCCACGCCGCCGGCGCAACAAGCAGCGCAGGGCTCACGGAGGACGAACTGAAAAATATGATAATCTCAGCGGGGCTTGAGCCTGTGAAACGCGATGCTTTCTACAGGACGATAAGCTGA
- the galU gene encoding UTP--glucose-1-phosphate uridylyltransferase GalU, whose protein sequence is MKVKSAVFPVAGFGTRLLPATKAIPKEMVTLIDKPLIQYGVEEALNGGIERIIFVTGRTKKSMEDHFDRDPNLEAALAEAGKEELLREVRKISDMCDVVYIRQKEPRGLGHAVLCAKDIVGRDPFAVILPDDIILSEKSVIGEMTKEFDKVKAPVISIMQVPLTDTHKYGIVKVEKQIDERLYKLGYMVEKPKTNPPSDLAIIGRYILTPEIMDELETTAAGAGNEIQLTDAIHAVAEKSGVYGYRFEGQRFDCGNKHGLIEATVHFALSRDDTRDAMMDLMSVLCRTR, encoded by the coding sequence ATGAAAGTCAAAAGCGCTGTTTTCCCCGTGGCAGGTTTCGGAACAAGGCTCCTGCCGGCAACAAAGGCGATCCCCAAGGAGATGGTGACGCTGATCGATAAACCCCTTATCCAGTACGGGGTGGAAGAAGCGCTGAACGGCGGTATTGAACGCATTATCTTTGTCACAGGACGCACAAAAAAATCCATGGAAGACCACTTTGACCGTGATCCGAACCTTGAGGCGGCACTGGCTGAGGCGGGCAAGGAAGAACTGCTCAGGGAAGTGCGCAAGATCTCTGATATGTGCGATGTAGTGTATATCCGCCAGAAGGAGCCCAGAGGTCTGGGGCATGCTGTGCTGTGCGCGAAGGATATTGTGGGGCGTGACCCTTTCGCAGTGATACTGCCGGACGACATTATCCTCTCAGAAAAATCGGTCATAGGCGAAATGACAAAGGAATTTGACAAGGTGAAGGCGCCCGTGATCTCCATAATGCAGGTTCCCCTCACCGATACCCACAAATACGGAATAGTCAAAGTTGAAAAGCAGATAGATGAAAGACTGTACAAACTCGGCTATATGGTTGAAAAACCAAAGACCAACCCGCCGAGCGACCTTGCCATTATAGGCAGATACATACTGACTCCGGAAATAATGGATGAGCTGGAAACCACCGCAGCAGGTGCGGGGAACGAGATCCAGCTTACGGATGCCATACATGCGGTTGCGGAAAAAAGCGGTGTCTACGGCTACCGCTTCGAAGGGCAGAGGTTTGACTGCGGCAATAAGCACGGCCTGATAGAGGCCACAGTCCATTTCGCCCTTTCAAGGGATGACACCAGAGATGCCATGATGGATTTAATGTCGGTTCTTTGCAGAACAAGGTGA
- a CDS encoding sensor histidine kinase, whose product MKSNTDATGSRYSENMTDTFTAALADEYFRLFSPAFCILDKKGHILRASRSFREIFAQEADPLSFDNISSFLSRKSAAVLKALLKEPEKGKAKLKAFDTEGRKLHLKVRISAPENSTGIFFLFFEDVTKTKELKKKQKKQEKLLIQQSKMAAMGEMLGVIAHQWKQPLNNLAIIAQTIGDDFDHGDLDSAAVEEHIDSINSQILFMSTTVDDFRRFFIPQKTPSRFSVMPAVEEIVSLINPQLKACNIDVRLSAGENCGEILGYRNEFKQVILNLVVNAKDAIIHRREEDERFRTGQGIIEINISCTDKNCTLSVKDNGMGISPDAMKKLFKPYFTTKNDNGTGIGLYLSKTIIENKMHGRLSVGSSASGASFTIILPFV is encoded by the coding sequence TTGAAAAGCAACACGGACGCAACCGGTTCCAGATATTCAGAAAATATGACTGACACTTTTACGGCGGCTTTGGCGGATGAATATTTCCGTCTCTTCAGCCCTGCGTTCTGTATTCTGGATAAAAAGGGGCACATCCTCCGTGCAAGCCGCAGCTTCCGCGAAATCTTCGCTCAGGAAGCAGATCCGCTTTCATTCGACAATATCAGCAGTTTCCTCTCACGGAAAAGCGCTGCTGTCCTCAAGGCACTCCTCAAAGAACCTGAAAAAGGCAAAGCAAAGCTGAAAGCCTTTGACACTGAGGGCAGAAAGCTGCACCTAAAAGTACGCATTTCAGCGCCGGAGAACAGCACCGGGATATTCTTTCTGTTCTTTGAGGATGTCACCAAAACAAAAGAGCTGAAAAAGAAACAGAAAAAGCAGGAAAAGCTTCTTATACAGCAGTCAAAAATGGCTGCAATGGGTGAAATGCTGGGTGTTATAGCCCACCAGTGGAAGCAGCCGCTGAACAACCTTGCCATCATAGCCCAGACCATAGGCGATGACTTTGACCACGGAGACCTCGATTCGGCAGCCGTTGAGGAACACATAGACTCAATCAACTCACAGATTCTGTTTATGAGCACGACAGTGGATGATTTCAGACGTTTCTTCATCCCGCAGAAGACACCCAGCAGGTTCAGTGTGATGCCCGCTGTTGAAGAGATAGTTTCTCTGATCAATCCTCAGCTCAAAGCCTGCAATATAGATGTCAGGCTCAGTGCGGGAGAAAACTGCGGGGAGATACTGGGCTACAGAAACGAGTTTAAGCAGGTTATCCTCAACCTCGTGGTGAACGCCAAGGATGCTATAATCCACAGACGGGAAGAGGATGAGAGATTCAGAACCGGACAGGGAATAATCGAAATAAACATTTCATGCACAGATAAAAACTGCACCCTTAGCGTAAAGGACAACGGCATGGGGATAAGCCCTGATGCGATGAAAAAACTCTTCAAACCCTATTTCACCACAAAAAATGATAACGGAACAGGCATAGGCCTCTACCTTTCAAAAACCATAATCGAAAACAAAATGCACGGCAGGCTGAGTGTCGGCAGTTCAGCCTCCGGCGCTTCGTTCACAATAATACTCCCCTTTGTTTAG
- a CDS encoding Hsp20/alpha crystallin family protein, with protein sequence MSSENDSISKIRFIHGLMKKEVEELLKLMERTKSPITETGTPPLDTMIRGDDVIITAELPGLTSNDFTVYLYENLLIIEGIRKRYCTDKQIFFIRAEREFAPFKRIMQLPFPVDKDNTQAVLKNGVLTVTLRKTEN encoded by the coding sequence ATGAGCAGTGAAAACGACTCTATATCAAAGATACGATTCATCCACGGCCTTATGAAAAAGGAGGTGGAGGAGCTTCTTAAGCTTATGGAGCGTACCAAAAGCCCCATAACGGAAACCGGAACACCGCCTCTGGACACCATGATCAGAGGGGATGACGTTATTATTACCGCGGAATTACCCGGTTTGACATCTAATGACTTTACTGTATATCTTTACGAAAATCTTCTTATAATAGAAGGAATAAGAAAACGATACTGTACGGACAAACAGATTTTTTTCATCCGCGCGGAGAGAGAGTTCGCACCTTTTAAAAGGATAATGCAGCTTCCGTTCCCCGTGGATAAAGACAACACACAGGCTGTACTGAAGAACGGTGTTCTTACAGTTACGCTGAGAAAAACAGAAAATTAA
- a CDS encoding ammonium transporter, whose translation MKKIIIMLGLMLMAASGFADDEPLTLEGVQASVDAVQANADWLWTLIAAFMVFFMQLGFAMVETGFTRAKNAVNIIMKNLMDFSMGAIGYWAVGFGLMFGATTTGFFGTEGFFLSNWDMQDNWTLAFWIFQTVFCATAATIVSGAMAERTNLKAYLLFSLVMTTIIYPIAGSWYWGSLFHGEGWIEAFGFIDFAGSTVVHSVGGWAALAGAIVVGPRIGKYAKDGSVRAIPGHNIPLATIGVFILWFGWYGFNVGSETAADTALPLIAVNTTLAPAAGVLVALFTTVILYKKFDAGMSLNGALAGLVGITAGCANVTPAFAVLIGAIAGFLVVFSVIFFDKIRVDDPVGAISVHGVCGVWGTLAAGLFNYDFEAGGLSPVILPQIIGIVAAFVWAFGVSFIAFKIINIFIKIRVSETEELEGLDKHEHGVDAYPEYAKSLIK comes from the coding sequence ATGAAAAAAATTATTATAATGCTCGGACTTATGCTTATGGCAGCGTCCGGCTTCGCAGATGACGAACCCCTGACTCTTGAAGGGGTTCAGGCTTCCGTTGATGCCGTTCAGGCAAATGCGGACTGGCTCTGGACACTTATTGCAGCATTCATGGTCTTTTTTATGCAGCTTGGTTTCGCAATGGTCGAGACAGGCTTCACCAGAGCAAAAAACGCCGTTAACATAATAATGAAAAACCTTATGGACTTCTCGATGGGCGCGATCGGATACTGGGCTGTAGGTTTCGGTCTTATGTTCGGCGCTACCACGACAGGCTTTTTCGGTACGGAAGGTTTCTTTCTTTCAAACTGGGATATGCAGGACAACTGGACACTGGCTTTCTGGATCTTCCAGACAGTTTTCTGCGCCACAGCGGCTACAATAGTTTCAGGAGCTATGGCAGAGAGAACTAACCTTAAGGCTTATCTTCTTTTCAGCCTTGTTATGACAACGATTATCTACCCCATAGCAGGAAGCTGGTACTGGGGTTCACTTTTCCACGGCGAAGGCTGGATAGAGGCTTTCGGCTTTATAGATTTCGCAGGCTCCACGGTTGTTCACTCAGTGGGCGGCTGGGCAGCGCTTGCGGGTGCTATAGTTGTGGGACCCAGAATCGGTAAATATGCCAAAGACGGTTCCGTCAGAGCCATCCCCGGACACAACATACCCCTTGCAACAATAGGCGTTTTCATACTCTGGTTTGGCTGGTACGGATTCAACGTCGGTTCTGAAACTGCTGCAGACACAGCTCTGCCTCTCATCGCGGTCAACACCACACTTGCTCCGGCGGCAGGCGTTCTTGTGGCTCTTTTCACAACTGTAATCCTTTACAAAAAGTTTGATGCGGGCATGTCTCTCAACGGTGCTCTTGCTGGTCTTGTCGGTATTACGGCAGGCTGCGCAAACGTCACACCGGCTTTTGCGGTGCTCATCGGCGCTATCGCGGGTTTTCTGGTTGTGTTCAGCGTAATATTCTTCGACAAAATCAGAGTTGACGACCCGGTGGGTGCAATTTCCGTTCACGGCGTATGCGGTGTATGGGGAACCCTCGCTGCCGGTCTCTTTAACTATGACTTCGAAGCAGGCGGACTCAGCCCCGTTATACTGCCTCAGATCATCGGTATAGTTGCGGCATTCGTATGGGCATTCGGCGTATCCTTCATCGCTTTCAAAATCATCAATATCTTCATCAAAATCAGAGTTTCCGAAACAGAAGAGCTTGAGGGTCTTGATAAGCACGAACACGGTGTGGATGCTTACCCCGAATATGCCAAATCACTTATAAAATAG
- a CDS encoding major capsid protein: MLQFDISSFFSRDSLIRTLTDMPELKSPVLDSVYRTEKRRNHPLPTVAVSDLQQPITNIAVSRRGSAPTPLYGDTGQITHIEPQPFRPSERLNGVEVNNFKLLDRTGVQLLINNKIDRLRRVVRASTEALAAQSLTGKISYPMVMDGGYGTYEVDFGSTLSYTPSVLWDHSQVAIDDILETLIEMEADIQETSRYGEGVRFWAGKKAFMALSKLVQAFEGRNVIASMDEKSILIGGYRIELMNSAYIDPATGSPVKVVDDGKLLAVAMDAPFELIYAVLDDLDSNLVSMPFFVKPVEDKRTSSIELVAESKPLPVPYTRAINWATVTE, translated from the coding sequence ATGCTTCAGTTTGATATAAGCAGCTTTTTTTCAAGGGATTCGCTGATAAGAACCCTTACGGACATGCCGGAGCTTAAATCTCCCGTTCTTGACTCGGTTTACAGAACGGAGAAGAGGAGAAACCACCCCCTGCCCACAGTTGCGGTGAGTGACCTCCAGCAGCCCATAACAAATATAGCGGTAAGCAGAAGAGGCTCCGCGCCCACACCTCTTTACGGTGACACCGGGCAGATAACCCACATAGAGCCTCAGCCGTTCAGACCCTCAGAGAGGCTTAACGGCGTTGAGGTTAATAACTTCAAGCTACTTGACAGGACAGGGGTTCAGCTTCTCATCAATAACAAAATCGACAGACTCAGAAGAGTTGTGCGCGCCTCCACCGAGGCACTGGCCGCTCAGAGCCTCACCGGAAAAATAAGCTACCCGATGGTTATGGACGGCGGCTACGGAACATACGAGGTGGATTTCGGCTCCACGCTCTCCTACACCCCGTCAGTTCTCTGGGACCATTCTCAGGTTGCGATCGACGACATCCTTGAAACCCTCATCGAAATGGAAGCGGACATTCAGGAAACCAGCAGATACGGCGAGGGAGTAAGGTTCTGGGCCGGCAAAAAGGCGTTTATGGCGCTTTCCAAGCTTGTTCAGGCATTCGAGGGCAGAAACGTGATCGCCTCCATGGATGAAAAATCAATTCTTATCGGCGGTTACAGGATAGAGCTGATGAACTCCGCCTACATCGACCCCGCAACCGGCAGCCCCGTTAAGGTGGTGGATGACGGAAAACTCCTCGCTGTTGCGATGGATGCTCCCTTTGAACTCATTTACGCGGTTCTGGACGATCTGGACAGCAACCTTGTCTCAATGCCCTTTTTCGTGAAGCCCGTTGAGGACAAACGCACATCCTCAATCGAGCTTGTGGCTGAGAGCAAACCCCTCCCCGTGCCTTACACTAGGGCAATAAACTGGGCAACGGTAACGGAATAG
- a CDS encoding Hsp20/alpha crystallin family protein has protein sequence MLKKRDELFFSPFRSLLDLNREMGRFMDRFGDGESMPGGFRPDVDIIEKNGQLVVTADLPGMEEKDIEVTINDGILAVRGERTEEKEETEKGFHRRERVFGRFVRQFALPKGTDAENVKAVFKNGVLEVRIPLKSVIEEKKIQIESK, from the coding sequence ATGCTTAAAAAACGCGATGAACTTTTCTTTTCTCCCTTCAGAAGCCTTCTGGATCTCAACAGGGAGATGGGCAGATTTATGGACAGGTTCGGTGACGGTGAATCTATGCCCGGCGGGTTCAGACCTGATGTTGACATTATTGAAAAAAACGGACAGTTGGTTGTGACCGCAGACCTTCCCGGAATGGAGGAGAAGGATATTGAAGTCACCATTAATGATGGTATTCTTGCCGTCAGGGGTGAGAGGACAGAGGAAAAAGAGGAAACCGAAAAAGGATTCCACAGACGTGAAAGAGTTTTCGGCAGATTTGTCAGACAGTTTGCCCTGCCCAAGGGTACGGACGCTGAAAATGTCAAAGCCGTGTTTAAAAACGGCGTACTCGAAGTCAGGATTCCTCTGAAATCAGTAATCGAAGAAAAGAAAATACAGATCGAATCTAAGTAA
- a CDS encoding P-II family nitrogen regulator: MKLIKAIIKPHMLEEVKEALAELGITGMTVYEVKGYGRQKGHNELYRGAEYRIDFVPKIMMEVVVSSDIAAKVVKTINDSAKTGKIGDGKIFVIPVEESVRIRTGETGIESL, from the coding sequence ATGAAGCTGATAAAAGCGATCATCAAGCCTCACATGCTTGAAGAAGTTAAGGAAGCTCTCGCTGAGCTTGGAATCACGGGTATGACCGTATACGAAGTTAAAGGCTACGGCAGACAGAAAGGGCACAACGAACTTTACAGAGGCGCGGAATACCGCATAGATTTCGTTCCCAAAATCATGATGGAAGTAGTGGTTTCCTCCGACATCGCGGCGAAGGTCGTAAAAACCATAAACGATTCAGCTAAAACAGGCAAAATCGGTGACGGCAAAATATTCGTAATCCCTGTTGAGGAATCCGTGAGGATCAGAACAGGCGAAACAGGAATAGAGTCGCTTTAA
- the amrB gene encoding AmmeMemoRadiSam system protein B, translating into MFRKAAVAGLFYPSSSEEAERFISENLTDAPPAEALAVMLPHAGWVYSGRTAVKTASMVKIPDKVILIGPNHTGMGARISVYPDGSWETPFGDVLIDAATASKLTSSKLCTADTAAHINEHSLEVIVPILKYLNPDVRITPVTVMGLSMETCAALGELLASVCDDETLVAVSSDMNHFENASVTERKDAAALQAVLALDEKALARTVSGMNISMCGAVPAAAAICYCKLKGCTKTELTEHTHSGYVSGDYDRVVGYAGVIFHK; encoded by the coding sequence ATGTTCAGAAAAGCTGCGGTAGCAGGACTTTTTTACCCGTCATCCTCAGAGGAAGCAGAAAGGTTCATCTCAGAAAACCTGACAGATGCGCCTCCCGCTGAAGCTCTGGCGGTTATGCTCCCCCATGCGGGCTGGGTGTATTCCGGCAGAACGGCGGTCAAAACTGCGTCAATGGTAAAAATCCCGGACAAGGTAATATTAATCGGCCCCAACCACACAGGCATGGGCGCGCGCATCTCCGTTTATCCGGATGGAAGCTGGGAAACCCCCTTCGGCGATGTGCTGATTGATGCCGCAACAGCCTCCAAACTAACATCCTCCAAGCTCTGTACCGCAGACACAGCTGCGCATATCAATGAGCATTCTCTGGAAGTTATTGTCCCCATACTGAAATACTTAAACCCTGATGTGCGGATAACCCCCGTTACAGTAATGGGGCTGAGTATGGAGACATGCGCTGCGCTTGGGGAACTTCTGGCTTCCGTCTGCGATGATGAAACACTTGTTGCCGTAAGCTCTGACATGAACCATTTTGAGAATGCGTCCGTTACGGAGAGGAAGGATGCTGCCGCTCTTCAAGCTGTTCTCGCGCTTGATGAAAAAGCGCTTGCAAGAACTGTGTCCGGGATGAATATTTCTATGTGCGGGGCTGTTCCCGCCGCTGCCGCCATCTGTTACTGCAAACTGAAAGGCTGCACAAAAACTGAGCTCACCGAGCACACCCACAGCGGTTACGTAAGCGGCGACTATGACAGGGTTGTCGGCTATGCCGGTGTTATTTTTCATAAATAA
- the lon gene encoding endopeptidase La, with protein MEQFESDVKIPEQLPLLPVRDIVVFPYMVLPLFVGRESSIAAVNDALSADRLIFLACQKDASQEEPAEDEINRIGTVAVILRMLKLPDERIKILVQGVKRATIEEYIQMKPFAKVKVSTFNEEPGEDNLASEALIRHVKEQLHNAVSLGKPMLPDLLAVIETIDDAGKLADIIVSNLGLKMEEAQEVLEEDDTIERLKKVSEFLTREISILEVQQKIMNEARGEIDKSQKEYFLREQLKAIKKELGEEDDFQIEIEEYEKKIKKAKMPKEIAEEADKQLKRLARMHPDSAESTVARTFLDWLVELPWSKASKEKLDLKTAKKILNDDHFGLEEVKERILDFLALRKLKKDMKSPILCFVGPPGVGKTSLGKSIASAMGREYVRMSLGGMRDEAEIRGHRRTYIGALPGKIIQSMKTAGTNNPLIMLDEIDKLGSDFRGDPASALLEVLDPVQNVNFVDHFLGVPFDLSKVLFITTANYLDPIPHALRDRMEIIQLPGYTEEEKLKITEKYLIPRQIKENGLTPEQIKFSKAAVMHIIKSYTRESGLRNLERSIGTVCRKVGRKIVEGNGSSFQITPKLAEKFLGTVKYLGEDELKDNEVGTATGLAWTPVGGDVLFIECTKYQGKGNLLVTGQLGDVMKESSRAAYTYVRTIAAGYGIDPEDFNKFDIHVHVPAGAIPKDGPSAGITMGTALLSALTGRPVNKSVAMTGEITITGKVLPIGGLKEKLLAAKRHGITKVIIPKKNEKDITTMPKYVKSSLEIVPVEKFEEVAELALLPAPPKPAEETAAPAEKKPRAKRKPAEKQA; from the coding sequence GTGGAACAGTTTGAATCGGATGTGAAAATACCGGAACAATTGCCCTTGCTGCCTGTAAGGGACATAGTTGTTTTCCCCTATATGGTTCTGCCGCTGTTTGTGGGCAGGGAAAGCAGCATTGCGGCAGTGAATGACGCGCTCAGCGCAGACAGGCTTATATTCCTCGCCTGCCAGAAGGATGCCTCGCAGGAGGAACCGGCAGAGGACGAGATAAACCGCATAGGCACAGTGGCGGTTATACTCAGAATGCTGAAACTGCCTGATGAGCGCATAAAGATTCTTGTTCAGGGCGTTAAAAGAGCGACAATAGAAGAATACATACAGATGAAGCCCTTCGCCAAGGTGAAGGTGAGCACATTCAATGAGGAACCGGGGGAAGACAACCTCGCATCGGAAGCGCTCATCAGGCACGTTAAGGAACAGCTTCATAACGCGGTAAGCCTCGGAAAGCCCATGCTGCCCGATCTCCTCGCCGTTATAGAGACAATAGACGATGCAGGCAAGCTCGCCGACATCATAGTCTCCAACCTCGGCCTCAAAATGGAAGAGGCGCAGGAGGTTCTGGAAGAGGACGACACCATAGAGCGCCTGAAAAAAGTCAGCGAGTTCCTTACCCGCGAGATCTCTATCCTTGAGGTTCAGCAGAAGATAATGAACGAGGCGCGCGGCGAGATAGACAAAAGCCAGAAGGAATATTTCCTCCGCGAACAGCTTAAGGCGATCAAGAAAGAGCTCGGCGAAGAGGACGATTTTCAGATCGAGATAGAAGAATACGAAAAGAAGATCAAAAAAGCCAAAATGCCGAAGGAAATAGCAGAGGAAGCAGACAAGCAGCTTAAGCGTCTCGCCCGTATGCACCCTGATTCGGCAGAATCGACAGTGGCGAGAACCTTCCTTGACTGGCTTGTGGAGCTTCCCTGGAGCAAGGCAAGCAAAGAGAAGCTGGATCTCAAAACCGCCAAAAAGATACTCAATGACGACCATTTCGGACTTGAAGAGGTGAAGGAGCGTATTCTGGACTTCCTCGCTCTGCGCAAGCTGAAAAAAGATATGAAAAGCCCCATACTCTGCTTTGTGGGCCCTCCGGGGGTTGGTAAAACATCTCTCGGAAAATCAATCGCCAGCGCTATGGGCAGGGAATATGTCCGCATGAGTCTCGGCGGGATGAGAGACGAAGCGGAGATCAGAGGCCACAGAAGAACATACATCGGCGCTCTGCCCGGAAAGATAATACAGAGTATGAAAACCGCAGGAACCAACAACCCGCTTATCATGCTGGACGAGATAGACAAGCTCGGCAGCGATTTCAGAGGGGATCCGGCATCAGCCCTCCTTGAAGTCCTTGACCCGGTGCAGAATGTCAACTTTGTGGATCATTTCCTCGGAGTGCCTTTTGATCTCTCCAAGGTGCTGTTCATCACCACTGCGAACTACCTTGACCCGATTCCCCACGCCCTGCGTGACAGGATGGAGATAATCCAGCTTCCCGGCTACACAGAGGAAGAAAAGCTGAAAATAACAGAAAAATACCTCATCCCCAGACAGATAAAAGAGAACGGCCTCACTCCGGAGCAGATAAAGTTCTCAAAAGCGGCTGTGATGCACATAATAAAAAGCTACACCCGCGAATCCGGCCTGAGGAATCTTGAACGCAGCATAGGAACGGTTTGCCGCAAGGTTGGCCGCAAAATTGTGGAAGGAAACGGCAGCAGCTTCCAGATTACACCGAAACTTGCCGAAAAATTCCTCGGCACTGTGAAATACCTCGGTGAAGATGAGCTTAAGGACAACGAAGTCGGCACGGCGACAGGCCTCGCATGGACACCCGTAGGCGGTGATGTCCTCTTCATAGAGTGCACAAAATATCAGGGCAAGGGGAACCTGCTTGTGACAGGGCAGCTTGGCGATGTTATGAAGGAATCCTCACGTGCGGCGTATACTTATGTACGCACAATCGCCGCCGGATACGGTATTGACCCGGAGGATTTCAACAAGTTTGACATCCATGTGCATGTCCCTGCCGGAGCCATCCCCAAGGACGGCCCCTCCGCGGGGATTACAATGGGAACAGCCCTCCTCTCTGCGCTGACAGGCAGACCTGTAAACAAATCGGTCGCTATGACCGGTGAGATAACGATCACCGGCAAGGTGCTGCCAATAGGCGGACTTAAGGAAAAACTTCTCGCCGCCAAAAGGCACGGTATCACCAAGGTAATTATCCCCAAAAAGAACGAGAAGGATATTACCACCATGCCTAAATATGTGAAAAGCTCCCTTGAGATAGTCCCGGTGGAGAAGTTCGAGGAGGTGGCGGAACTTGCCCTGCTTCCCGCTCCGCCTAAACCCGCTGAGGAAACTGCGGCTCCTGCGGAGAAAAAACCGAGAGCTAAAAGAAAGCCTGCGGAAAAACAGGCATAA
- a CDS encoding tetratricopeptide repeat protein — translation MRLYILITAAALAACAPKAAVEFQKNGQEALESGNAALAAGYFEKAVQEHDSGENRTLLGDAYFAMKEYDKAFYEYTRALGRNKNTPYLHYRRGEILFLLGKYNDAVMELDEALTQKPKTYARANTLTGLAYAELGNTRQAFFYLNRGIEAQGESAEAYLGRAKAYMKSGSPEQAIVDVTRAIQIDPKNAESYFLRAQVLFAVSKTGDGIRDLETAIILDHTMEKAFSQAAWVLSTHPDPYFRNGAKAVLYGRKAYALKPDNENAIRLAAAYAENDEFDKAVSVIDEQISGEKDLVEVDGLRVWKEMYGKGIKYRRDK, via the coding sequence ATGAGACTTTATATATTGATCACGGCGGCAGCCCTTGCAGCATGTGCGCCAAAAGCCGCTGTTGAGTTTCAGAAAAACGGACAGGAAGCCCTCGAATCCGGTAATGCCGCTCTGGCTGCGGGGTATTTTGAAAAAGCCGTGCAGGAGCACGATTCCGGCGAAAACAGAACCCTATTGGGGGATGCCTACTTTGCCATGAAGGAATATGACAAAGCCTTTTACGAATACACCAGAGCACTGGGCAGAAATAAAAACACCCCCTACCTCCACTACAGAAGAGGGGAAATCCTTTTCTTACTCGGAAAATACAATGACGCTGTCATGGAACTTGATGAAGCGCTGACTCAGAAGCCGAAGACCTATGCACGGGCAAATACCCTGACAGGCCTTGCATATGCCGAACTGGGGAACACCAGACAGGCGTTCTTCTACCTGAACAGAGGAATAGAAGCTCAGGGCGAAAGTGCTGAGGCTTACCTCGGCAGGGCAAAAGCATATATGAAATCCGGAAGCCCCGAACAGGCCATAGTGGACGTGACCCGCGCCATACAGATTGACCCTAAAAATGCCGAAAGCTACTTCCTGCGGGCGCAGGTGCTCTTTGCTGTTTCAAAAACCGGTGACGGAATCAGGGATCTGGAAACGGCAATTATTCTGGATCATACTATGGAAAAAGCCTTTTCTCAGGCTGCATGGGTTCTCTCCACCCACCCTGACCCCTATTTCAGGAACGGGGCAAAGGCTGTGCTCTACGGACGCAAGGCCTACGCACTGAAACCGGATAACGAAAACGCAATCAGGCTTGCCGCCGCTTATGCGGAAAATGACGAATTTGACAAAGCTGTCTCAGTCATTGATGAACAAATCTCCGGGGAAAAGGATCTTGTGGAGGTGGACGGACTCAGGGTCTGGAAGGAAATGTACGGCAAGGGAATAAAATACAGACGAGATAAATAG